The DNA region TATGGGATTAAACGCACAGGCTAAATCTCCATAAATAGTGCCATATCCAAGCATTAATTCGCTTTTGTTTGAAGTGCCAACGACAAGATAATTTTTAAGAGCAGAATAATCATAAAGCAAACTCATTCTTATCCTTGCGGCGTAGTTTCCTGTGCGAATTTGATTTGTCATTTCGCTTTCTTTTAAAAAGGCTTGTAGAATTGTTTCTATATTAATGATTTTATATCTTAAATTTAAGTCTTCGCAAAGCTTTAAGGCGTCTTTTAAATTTGCCTTGTTTGAGTGTTGTGTTGGCATTAAAAGGGCGAAAACTTCATCTTTTAATGCCTTTTTGCATAGGGTCGCTACTAAGGCAGAGTCTATACCTCCACTAAGTCCTAAAATAACGCCTTTTGCTTTTGCATTTGCGACTCTTTCTTGGATAAAATGCTGGATTTTAGTTAAAATTTTTTCGCAATCCATCTTAAATAAATAGAGAATTTACGCTTTCATTATGATAAACGCGGCGTATTACTTCTGCAAAAATGGGTGCTACGCTTAAGACTTTAATTTTTTCGTGTTCTTTTTTTAAGGGAATGGTATCTGTGATGACAAGCTCATCTAGGTCGCCTTTAGCGATTCTCTCATAAGCTTCACCGCTTAAAACAGCGTGAGTGCAACAAGCCATAACAGAATTTGCTCCTTTTTCTTTTAAGGCTTTTGCAGCTTTGACTATGGTGCCAGCTGTGTCGATAATATCATCAACCAAAACAACATCTTTGCCATTAACATCACCTATGATATTCATCACTTCGCTTTCATTTGCCTTTTCGCGTCTTTTATCTACGATGATGATGTCAAGCCCTAGTTTTTTAGCCACACTTCTAGCTCTTGCGATACCGCCTATATCAGGGCTTCCTACTACGGCATTTTTAAAATGCTTAGATTTAATATAATCGTTAAAAACTATGCTTCCATAAAGATTATCTACGGGGATATTGAAAAAGCCTTGAATTTGTCCAGCGTGTAGGTCGATAGTGGCAACTCTATCAATCCCGGCAGTTTCGATTAAATCCGCCACAAGTTTAGCACTTATAGGCACTCTAGGATTTGCTTTTCTATCTTGTCTTGCATAGCCAAAATAAGGAATAATCGCCGTAATAGAATTTGCACTTGAGCGGCGTAGAGCGTCTGTTAAAATGAGAAGTTCCATTAAATTATCATTTGCTGGAGCACAGGTGCTTTGTATGATAAAAACATCTTTTCCACGCACACTTTCATCGATTTGAACGCTAATTTCTCCATCGCTAAAACGCTTTACACCCGCATCACTTAAAGGTAGGGATAAATACTTAGAAATTTGCTTGGCAAATTCCAAATTTGCTGAACCTGAAAAAATTTTATAACCACGCATAATTAACCTTATTGAAATATTTAGGGCTTAATTTTATATTAATAAGTTTAAAATTTAGCTAAAAAGCCCATAAAATTTAATGGGCGTAAGCAGTTTTCTTTGCATAATAACGCACAAGCATAGAGAGGGAAAAGCAAATGACAAAATAAATTCCCGCCACAAAGCCTATGATGGCTAAAATTTCTTCAAAGCTTTTAAGATTAGCTAAAATGGTTTTAGATTTATAGGTAAGCTCTGCTATGCCAAGCCCTGCTAGATAAGCTGTATCTTTTATGGTTGTGATGATTTGGGAGAGCATTGAGGGGACGACGCGTCTAAAGGTTTGAGGTAAAATAATGTAAAAAAGCGTAAAAAATTTACCAAATCCTTGAGAATATGCCGCCTCAAACTGCCCTTTTGGTATAGAATTTAAGCCCCCGCGTATAATCTCAGCCATAACCGAGCTAGTATAGAGTGAAAAGCCTATAGTTCCCCAAAAAGCTTGAGGAAATTGCCCAAAAAATACAGGCAAAACAAAACAAGCCGCCAACATCCAAAGCAAAAGAGGGGTATTTCTAAAAATGTCAATATAGGCACTTGCTAAAAAGCGACTAAAACGATCGCCATAATTTTTTGTGATAGCTAAAAAAGTGCCAAAAAGTATAGAAATCACACAAGTCGCAAGGGCAATTTTAAGCGTAAGAGCTAAGCCCTGCATTAAAAAATTGATATTTTGAGCGTTAAAAACTTCGTTCATTTTTACCTCGCTAGATGAGCTTTTTTAAGCTTTTCTTCATAAAATTTTGCAAAATATGCCAAAGGATAACATACAATAAAATATAAAAATGCCGCAAAAATATACGCGGGTGCATAGTTTCCATAATCAGCCGCATAGCTATCTGCTGTGCTCATAAGCTCCACACCACCCACAATCAAAAGCACGGAAGTGTTTTTGATGAGATTTATCATTTGATTACTCATAGGAGGAAGAATAATTTTGATTGTCTGTGGCACGATGATATAACGCATTTGCTGCGTGTAAGTAAAGCCTTGTGAGGCGGAGGCTTCAAATTGCCCTTTTGGAACGGCTAAAATTCCACTTCTTACAACTTCGCTTACATAAGCACCGTGGTAAGCTCCTATACCCAAAACACCTATTGTAAAAAGATCTAAATTTATTCCTAAATGTGGCAAACCATAATATAAAAAGAAAATTTGTATAACTAAAGGAGTATTTTGAAAAATTTCTACATAAATTCTAGTGTAAGCCCTAAGCACGGCTATTTTGCTTGTCGCCATAACGCCACCTATGGTGCCAAAAACAACTGCTATCAATAAAGCCAAAACACTTACTTGTAGCGTATAGATAAAACCATCCATAAAAGTTTGTGTTTGCTCTAGTGTGTCTAGGAATTTCCATAGGGCAAAAGGGCTTATGCTTTCCTCATCATAAAGTCCAAGGGAGTTAAAAAACTCCCTTAGCCAAGCTACAAAGCCTACACTATCATTCATCTTATAAGCCCCATTTTTTCGCTAAGTCGTCTATTTGTGCTTTGTTTTGTCCTACAAATTTGTCAATAAAAGCGGCAAATTCTACATCATCTTTTTTGCTCACAATACCATAATCTTGCGGTTCGAAAGAATCTGGCAAAATTTCGCTTTTTTCATCAACATAACCTAGCAAAATAGACTTATCCACAGAGAATACATCAACTCTTTTAGCATCAAGAGCTGCTTTTATGCTGGGATAATCTGGGAATTCACTAAAACTTACACTTACTCCGGCTTTTTTTGCTGCTTCGCCTATGACTCTTTTGGTTGTGGCAGCTTGTGCTACTCCTATTTTAGCACCTTTCATATCAGCTAGAGATTTATAGCCCTTTTCTTTTAAAACTAGCAAACCGATAGCATCTTGGTAATAAGGCTGAGAAAAATTATAAATTTTCTTTCTTTCAGGCGTGATTGTAAAAGTGGCAATGACTACATCTAAAGTGCCATTGTCAAGTAGAGGTCCTCTTGTTTTGGCACTAACAGCGACAAGTTTGATTTTGTTTTCATCGCCTAAAATTTCCTTAGCTAATTTTTTAGCAACATCGACTTCAAAGCCTTTAATTTCGCCTGTTTTTTGGTCAAGTAAAGCATAATGTGGGACATCATTTTTAACACCCACGACTAAAGTGCCTTTAGCCTTAATGTCTTCTAATTTTCCAGCATTTGCTGAAGTGAAAGCAAGAGCTGCTCCTAAGGCAAGAGTTGCCAACTTAAGTAAAGAATTTCTTAAAACCATTTTTTCTCCTTTCAAAT from Campylobacter upsaliensis includes:
- a CDS encoding NAD+ synthase produces the protein MDCEKILTKIQHFIQERVANAKAKGVILGLSGGIDSALVATLCKKALKDEVFALLMPTQHSNKANLKDALKLCEDLNLRYKIINIETILQAFLKESEMTNQIRTGNYAARIRMSLLYDYSALKNYLVVGTSNKSELMLGYGTIYGDLACAFNPIGGLYKSEIYTLAKYLNLDANFLQKAPSADLWENQSDEEDLGFSYALIDEGLRALEKNDTLQISKLNPRLISMLQKRTKQNAFKRVMPPILYLDEF
- a CDS encoding ribose-phosphate pyrophosphokinase, coding for MRGYKIFSGSANLEFAKQISKYLSLPLSDAGVKRFSDGEISVQIDESVRGKDVFIIQSTCAPANDNLMELLILTDALRRSSANSITAIIPYFGYARQDRKANPRVPISAKLVADLIETAGIDRVATIDLHAGQIQGFFNIPVDNLYGSIVFNDYIKSKHFKNAVVGSPDIGGIARARSVAKKLGLDIIIVDKRREKANESEVMNIIGDVNGKDVVLVDDIIDTAGTIVKAAKALKEKGANSVMACCTHAVLSGEAYERIAKGDLDELVITDTIPLKKEHEKIKVLSVAPIFAEVIRRVYHNESVNSLFI
- a CDS encoding amino acid ABC transporter permease encodes the protein MNEVFNAQNINFLMQGLALTLKIALATCVISILFGTFLAITKNYGDRFSRFLASAYIDIFRNTPLLLWMLAACFVLPVFFGQFPQAFWGTIGFSLYTSSVMAEIIRGGLNSIPKGQFEAAYSQGFGKFFTLFYIILPQTFRRVVPSMLSQIITTIKDTAYLAGLGIAELTYKSKTILANLKSFEEILAIIGFVAGIYFVICFSLSMLVRYYAKKTAYAH
- a CDS encoding amino acid ABC transporter permease, which codes for MNDSVGFVAWLREFFNSLGLYDEESISPFALWKFLDTLEQTQTFMDGFIYTLQVSVLALLIAVVFGTIGGVMATSKIAVLRAYTRIYVEIFQNTPLVIQIFFLYYGLPHLGINLDLFTIGVLGIGAYHGAYVSEVVRSGILAVPKGQFEASASQGFTYTQQMRYIIVPQTIKIILPPMSNQMINLIKNTSVLLIVGGVELMSTADSYAADYGNYAPAYIFAAFLYFIVCYPLAYFAKFYEEKLKKAHLAR
- a CDS encoding transporter substrate-binding domain-containing protein; translation: MVLRNSLLKLATLALGAALAFTSANAGKLEDIKAKGTLVVGVKNDVPHYALLDQKTGEIKGFEVDVAKKLAKEILGDENKIKLVAVSAKTRGPLLDNGTLDVVIATFTITPERKKIYNFSQPYYQDAIGLLVLKEKGYKSLADMKGAKIGVAQAATTKRVIGEAAKKAGVSVSFSEFPDYPSIKAALDAKRVDVFSVDKSILLGYVDEKSEILPDSFEPQDYGIVSKKDDVEFAAFIDKFVGQNKAQIDDLAKKWGL